The following proteins come from a genomic window of Astatotilapia calliptera chromosome 11, fAstCal1.2, whole genome shotgun sequence:
- the cnih4 gene encoding protein cornichon homolog 4, which yields MEAAVFILSLVDCCALIFLSVYFIITLSDLECDYINARACCSKLNKWVIPEMVAQCLSTMLMLVSMHWFILLLNLPVAAWNIYRYLKVPMGNMGVFDPTEIHNRGLLKSHMKEAMIKLGYHLLCFFIYLYSMILALIND from the exons ATGGAAGCGGCAGTGTTCATTTTGTCTCTTGTGGATTGTTGTGCGCTGATTTTCCTCTCCGTTTACTTC ATTATAACCTTGTCTGACCTAGAATGTGACTACATCAATGCTAGAGCCTGCTGTTCCAAGCTGAACAAA TGGGTAATTCCAGAGATGGTTGCCCAGTGTCTTTCCACCATGCTCATGTTGGTCTCGATGCACTggttcatcctcctcctcaaccTGCCTGTAGCAGCCTGGAACATTTACAG GTACTTGAAGGTTCCAATGGGGAACATGGGAGTGTTTGACCCAACGGAGATCCACAACCGAGGTCTGCTCAAGTCTCACATGAAGGAGGCCATGATTAAACTGGGTTACCACCTGCTCTGCTTCTTCATCTAtttgtacag CATGATCCTGGCTTTGATCAACGACTGA
- the wdr26a gene encoding WD repeat-containing protein 26 encodes MEANGGGQDRDSELSCRNGTQNGESSSTVAAHSNGLISVTNNGNAVSNNNGVAAQPASNNNNSSSAADGGSGVKKKKRLSQSEEDVIRLIGQHLNDLGLNQTVDLLMQESGCRLEHPSATKFRNHVIEGEWDKAESDLNELKALMHSPSAIVRMKFLLLQQKYLEYLEDGKVLEALQVLRAELTPLKYNTERIHILSGYLMCSHAEDLRAKAEWEGKGTASRTKLLDKLQTYLPPSVMLPPRRLQTLLKQAVELQRERCLYHNTKLDSGLDSVSLLLDHSCSRKQFPCYTQQILTEHCNEVWFCKFSNDGTKLATGSKDTTVIVWQVDMDIQQLKLMKTLEGHAYGVSYLAWSPDDAYLIACGPDDCSELWLWNVQTGELRTKMSQSHEDSLTSVAWNPDGKRFVTGGQRGQFYQCDLDGNLLDSWEGVRVQCLWCLSDGRTVLASDTHQRIRGYNFEDLTDRNIVQEDHPIMSFTVSKNGRLALLNVATQGVHLWDLQDRVLVRKYQGVTQGFYTIHSCFGGHNEDFIASGSEDHKVYIWHRRSELPIAELTGHTRTVNCVSWNPVVPGLLASASDDGTIRIWGPAPFLDVQDAEGLNECCSMDS; translated from the exons ATGGAGGCTAACGGTGGAGGACAGGACCGGGATTCCGAGCTCTCCTGTCGAAACGGTACTCAGAATGGCGAGTCGTCCTCCACCGTGGCCGCTCACTCCAACGGACTTATCTCGGTAACCAACAATGGCAACGCTGTCAGCAACAACAACGGAGTGGCAGCCCAGCCCgcctccaacaacaacaacagcagcagcgcgGCGGATGGCGGGTCGGGTGTCAAGAAGAAGAAGCGCCTGTCTCAGTCCGAGGAGGATGTCATCAGGCTCATAGGACAACATCTGAACGATTTAGGTCTCAA CCAGACGGTGGACCTCCTGATGCAGGAGTCTGGCTGCAGACTGGAACACCCCTCTGCCACCAAGTTTCGCAATCACGTCATTGAAGGAGAGTGGGACAAG GCTGAGAGTGACCTGAATGAGCTGAAGGCACTGATGCATTCTCCTAGTGCTATAGTG CGGATGAAGTTCCTACTCCTGCAGCAGAAATATCTGGAATATCTGGAGGACGGGAAGGTGCTGGAGGCCCTGCAGGTCCTCAGAGCCGAACTCACCCCTCTCAAATATAACACGGAGCGCATCCACATCCTGAGCGG GTACCTGATGTGCAGTCATGCAGAGGACCTGCGAGCCAAAGCTGAGTGGGAGGGCAAAGGCACAGCATCGCGCACCAAACTGCTGGACAAACTCCAAA cttACCTGCCTCCGTCAGTGATGCTGCCTCCCCGTCGTCTGCAGACTCTCTTGAAGCAGGCTGTGGAGCTCCAGAGGGAGCGCTGCCTCTACCACAACACCAAACTGGACagtggtctggactctgtgtcTCTGCTGCTGGACCACTCCTGCAGCCG gaaACAGTTCCCCTGCTACACACAGCAGATTCTCACAGAACACTGCAATGAAGTCTGGTTCTGCAAGTTCTCCAACGATGGCACAAAACTGGCAACTGGCTCCAAAGACACCACAGTCATTGTGTGGCAAGTCGACATG GACATCCAGCAGCTGAAGTTGATGAAGACTCTTGAAGGTCATGCTTATGGTGTTTCCTACCTGGCATGGAGCCCTGATGATGCTTATCTGATAGCCTGCGGCCCTGACGACTGCTCCGAGCTGTGGCTGTGGAATGTGCAG ACGGGGGAGTTGCGAACAAAGATGAGTCAGTCCCACGAGGATAGCCTAACCAGCGTGGCCTGGAACCCAGATGGCAAACGCTTTGTCACCGGCGGCCAGAGGGGCCAGTTCTACCAGTGT GACTTGGATGGAAACCTCCTGGACTCCTGGGAGGGAGTTCGGGTGCAGTGCCTGTGGTGTCTCAGTGACGGCCGCACAGTCCTCGCATCTGACACCCACCAACGCATCCGAGGATACAATTTTGAGGacctgacagacagaaacat AGTGCAGGAGGACCATCCCATTATGTCTTTCACTGTTTCCAAAAATGGAAGGTTAGCTCTGCTCAATGTTGCTACTCAG GGAGTGCACCTTTGGGACCTGCAGGACCGGGTGCTGGTGAGGAAGTACCAAGGTGTCACCCAGGGTTTTTACACCATCCATTCCTGCTTCGGGGGGCACAATGAAGACTTCATTGCCAGTGGTAGTGAAG ACCACAAAGTTTACATCTGGCACCGGCGCAGTGAGCTGCCCATCGCAGAGCTGACCGGTCACACACGCACAGTCAACTGTGTGAGCTGGAACCCCGTGGTGCCCGGTCTGCTGGCCAGCGCCTCAGACGATGGAACCATCCGAATCTGGGGACCTGCGCCCTTCCTGGATGTCCAGGATGCAGAGGGACTGAATG AGTGTTGCAGCATGGACAGCTGA